A stretch of DNA from Chitinispirillales bacterium:
TGAAAACTGTTATAATAATTGCATAGATGGTTTTCTCGTATATTTTTCAATGTTTAATAAATCAAATAATGAAAAATTTGATTGGATTGAAAGCGGTAGATCTTTTTTGAGTTTTGCATCCGCAGATTGTATTTCAACTAACAGACTTTCAATAAGTGATACTCTTTCTTGTAAAATAATAAAATTGATAGAAGGAACATGTAGCCCAATATCTTTTGAAATTTTAGATTATAGTGAATGTTTTTCTGAGATTTGGTATTATTAATTTAGGTTCAAGATGAGTTAAGGATAAATTATTTTGTTGTAATACTAGGAGGGACAATGGAAAACAAATATATAATTCGTTCAAGAATTTCAGAGCATAAATTTAGGGAGATTCTAAAGATATTTTGTTTGGATATAGAAGCTA
This window harbors:
- a CDS encoding IS1595 family transposase, producing the protein MENKYIIRSRISEHKFREILKIFCLDIEA